CGTCAATGCGCGGGTCGCCGTCGAACGCAACGAGATCCGCGCGGTATCCCGGCGCGATGCGGCCGATCTCGCGGCCCAATCCCATCGATTCGGCCGAGAGCGAGGTGGCGGAGGTGATCGCGTCCACCGCGCTCTCGCCGTTGTCGCGGACGCGGCAGATTTTGAACAAGTTAAATCCGTCGCGAAACAGAC
This sequence is a window from Gemmatimonadaceae bacterium. Protein-coding genes within it:
- a CDS encoding amidohydrolase family protein, which gives rise to LFRDGFNLFKICRVRDNGESAVDAITSATSLSAESMGLGREIGRIAPGYRADLVAFDGDPRIDAEAFMRVAFVMKGGVVHRQPPMSPGPARVFP